One region of Halomicrobium sp. LC1Hm genomic DNA includes:
- a CDS encoding cation:proton antiporter regulatory subunit, translated as MTIYEAEVPGVGHKFELELDGDERLVVIIHHDGKRDVYRRPDPDADSERLFSLSDKQARQFGSILEGAHFQPVDLDEVEVPLGDSLIEWYDIDESAPIVGETLAESNLREEIGVSVVAIQRGEATIANPEATETVRAGDTLVVLGTREEQHEFEKLLDA; from the coding sequence ATGACTATCTACGAGGCCGAGGTGCCCGGCGTCGGTCACAAGTTCGAACTCGAACTGGACGGCGACGAGCGCCTCGTGGTGATTATCCACCACGACGGGAAACGGGACGTGTATCGCCGGCCCGATCCCGACGCCGACAGCGAGCGACTGTTCTCGCTGTCGGACAAGCAGGCCCGGCAGTTCGGGTCGATTCTGGAGGGGGCGCACTTCCAGCCGGTCGACCTCGACGAGGTGGAGGTCCCCCTGGGCGATTCGCTGATCGAGTGGTACGACATCGACGAGTCGGCCCCCATCGTGGGCGAGACCCTCGCGGAGTCGAACCTCAGAGAGGAGATCGGAGTCTCGGTCGTGGCGATCCAGCGCGGGGAAGCGACCATCGCCAACCCCGAAGCGACGGAGACGGTGCGAGCGGGCGACACGCTCGTCGTGCTCGGCACCCGCGAGGAACAGCACGAGTTCGAGAAACTGCTGGACGCATAG